ATCTCTGTCGGTAGGTTTTAAAGACTTATGGGTTCGTAGATGTACAACAAGAAGAGGCATATGGCGATATTGTCATTTCTCCAACACCTGCACTTTTTGCTACCAAGTTTTGAGGCAATATCTTCGATGCCAACTTATCTGTATATAGAGGTTAAAACTCTACCCAGCCTGATACTAAACTATTACTTTCAACATTTGTGCTATCCATTTTTTGGTCTTGTTCTCTGCTTCTGGTCGTTCAGTGTACTGTATGTCGACGGTATTCTTGGAAGGGATGAAGGGGATACCTCTAAGAAGGATATCTATTGGGTTATAAAGGAACTACTTGTTACATGATGTGTTCTCAAAATATGGAAGGGCATGCTTGTTGATATTCTGATACTTGTATATGTAATTCAATGCCCTAATGCTCTAAGTTCGTTGTATTCATAGTTATAACCAGATGATCAACAAGATGATCAAAGTAAGTTTATGGTGTATCTTTTTGTTGTTGAAACTTGTTTTAAATCATGTTCAGTTTCAATTTCTAAAATATGATGAGCTCTGGTATGCCATTGGTCATTAAAGACTGATCAAACTATAACTCATCCAATTTGCATGGCTTCCTAACTTAACTTGCTCAACTCcataaataaaatctaaaatatttTAGTTCATTAAAGGCCCTCTGAGTCATCCAACAAACAGTTTTTGTGAAATTTAAATTCTGTTTGACGTCACATTAGTTTGGGTTGGGCACACATTATTCATGCAGCACATAGTCCTATCTCATCGAAtatattcttaattaaattagGGGTCGTGATGGATGACAAAGAGTTGTCTTTTCCAAACTTGAGAACCTACAATTTTGATAAaccttttttttaatgaatttgatTATGTAACTCATACATATTCTATGAAATTTTAAGTTACTAAttcacttaaaaataaaatctacctCTCTTTCATgcattatgcatgatttagtggcTCTTATAAatcaattttgattaaatttgagTAATTTTAACTCCAACAATAACATTCAAATTTTATCATACTAGGTGAAATCGattatatagatttttttatGTCATTAAATTTTATCTCTtagtatattattatttatatttaaataaattttattttattttattattactaatccAGTCTTTTTTATTTGATACGaatatttgttatagtttcacattaTCTAACTGTAATATTTATTAGTCATCTAAGTATATATTATACTATCTTAAAGGTGTCTtctgaatttttttcaacatataTGTATCATCTTTAACAAAATTGATAAATAGGTTTTTTACATAATAATATCTTCTTTGGTTAGAATCAAAATTATGAATTGGAGTAtgaataagaaaaagagaaaactgACCCCAACAAATAAGGGAGAGGATTTATACTATGATATAGTTTGGACTCCTAGAAAATGATGCCTTTGGATCAATGTATTTGGAGCAAAAGTTGATATTGCTCATCCCAAGTAACTCACTATCGTCAGTCCCATGGTAAAATACAGACAGATAAATCCTAAGAGTATTTGTCCTAACACAACGACACTTTATATGGGGGAGGTTATTAGACACTCAATATGTATTTTGTACTTGTTGAAAATTAACCTTAAAACCTATTAGAATAAACATTCATACAAATATTAATTACGTCAATGGCCAACCCGTGAGGGCTGGATCAATCTATTTAATGGTATAGAAAGACCTCATTAAATTAGAATTTTCCTATGGAACAGGATCATTTTGAGGTGAGAGAGGATGAGCTTGCCATGCAATGTCGAAcacaagataaatttttaaaggaCACAACTTTGTTTTGGATAAGTCAATTCATTTATAATCTTGTACATCTgtgtttttttcttcttaaacATCACTCCTCTATAGTTTCATGTATGATAATTTTGTTCGTGTTGATTCTGAGATAGATTAGTGAAGGGGCTGGGAATGAATTTACTTAGTAATTATGGTCATAGCTACttgataatattaaaataaaggttTTTTTGAGCTAGCAAATATAATAGGgcgttttaatattttttaaaaaataaatattgtttCTAGAAAAGAATAACGGCGGCCAACGGGGtgtttattttttcattaaaaaaaatccacTCAATAAAAGCAAACCAAGGACGTCCTCATCCAATCTCTTGGCTTCCTCTGTTTTCCTCTTCAACCACCCGCCGGTGCAATTTAACTGCCACAACTCTAACGTCCTCGCTCGATCTCTCGGAACTCATCGGCGTCCATGGATCACGGTGGCGGCGGAATGGGCGGCGGCGGGATGACCATGAACAGCACCACGACGCACTACACGGCCATGACCTTCTTCTGGGGGAAGAACTCCGAGATCCTGTTCGCCGGCTGGCCCGGCACGCACGGCGGCATGTACGCCCTCGCGCTCATCACCGTCTTCCTCCTCGGCCTCCTTGTCGAGTGGCTCGACACCCTCCGCCTCTTCCACCCTCCGCCGGCCGGAAAAGtatgcggcggcggcggcggcggcgtcacGGCGGGGCTCGGCCACACCATCCTCCACGCCCTCCGCGTCGGCACCGCCTACCTCCTCATGCTCGCCGTCATGTCCTTCAACGGCGGAGTCTTCATCGTCGCCGTCACTGGCCGCGCCCTCGGGTTCCTGCTTTTCACCCGCCCGGCGCTTCTGAAGGAAGCAACGGATTGTTGTCCATGAAGACGGCGGGAGTCCAACGGTTTTAACTACTTCCGGTTGATATGATGCGACGCTTAATTACAAGTAAATAAGGTCTTATTGATCAATTAATGCGTGTCACTTGTTTaatccaaaattttaattatttaaagcttGGCGTGTTTAATGAAAACTTTACGATCACAATGTTGTCGTGAGATTGTAAGTGTTTTTATCCTGAAATTAAGATTGCAATCTCTTTGTTCTTTTTGATTGTTTcgcttttttttctttcaaataaaaaaagctttttaaaaattatttcatgaATTTATGAGAAAATAATTAGTTGTCTTCGAAGCTTGATCGTAATAGTATATCTAAACTTCATAATATATTCTAATCATATTGGAGTTTAAACCGAGTTTAATCATAATTAACAGATTTAATGGTACATTAACAGCTCTAATTAAAGTTTAAACCGAGATCATGTTCATATTCATAATGTCCAGAAGTCCTCTCCTTGGTCATCGCTCATCAGTTTGAAAACCCAGAAAGTCAACTACAATCTCAAAAAAGTCAACTCTAATTTTGTACTACCCATTGACGAATAGTGAAGTACAAGACATCAACTCCATATCTCTTAGAGCATCCACAACGCGACGTTTAACGTCGCGTTATAATGTTACTATACATTAACGGTGCGTTGTGGACGCTGACATGGTGTTAAAACACTTGTTCATGGGGTGGGCCAGGGCGGGCCCATCCCATgtgcaaactttttttttttaagccaGGGATCacgttttttagtttttaatttttttaaaaatgtaacacttttttaaaaatgtttatttTTACACCACGATTCTTTTAAATAacagattttttaaatataaatttttaaattaaaaattaaataacggCTAGTTATTTAACGGTTACTTTTTAACGACTAGTTAATAGCTAATTCAAAATTTCATCTATAAATAACCATCAATATGCACACATATTTTCATTCCAACTCACTACTCTTTCAATTCTACTCTCTAAATTCTCTCCccatatatttttttcaagttcctaccatcttattttctatccgagatggatgaaaataatagggcattttttacaaatttcttgaATTCAACAAACAACTCGCAAGAATATTCATCTTCCCCAAATCCACAAATTTCATCAAATTATCTATACCCACATTCATTTCCCAATATGTCATTTCCTCcataaaatcttcaaaatttctaAGATTTTGGAAATTCTATGAATCATCTGAATTATGGCCCTCGAGGTCCATATCAACCGCTTCCAGCCGAATATTGGTAAAACATGAGTCATCCGTATTTCACGCCGTCGGCTGTTCATGGATATGGTACCCCGCACACAACTGGTATGTCTTTCACTCCTTCGATGTCGAATGAACCTGCAACTCTGATTTTTGTCCCGGAGACTCAACTTTCCGACCGTGAATCCCCAATTGAGGTGGTTAATTTAGAAAAGGCGGTTTCAAATGCTGAGGGTACAAAAAAGCGTTCAAGTTGGACAAAGGTTGAAGACGAGGTCTTAGTGAGAAGTTTTGTCACTATCAGTGATGATCCAATAATCGACAATGATCAAAAGGCGGATGCTTTTTGGGGACGGGTTGCAAGCTACTACAATGAGAATCTTCCCCTAAGTTCAAACACCAGAAGTACAAATGTTATACGGTCACATTGGcacaatacaatccaaaagaagGTATATCGATTCAACGCAAATTACAATAGTATTTATAGTTCATATCGAAGTGGTCACAGTGATGAAGATATATTGAGGTTTGTGTACGAAAAATATTTATCCGAAAATAATGGTGTTGCATTCAATCTCGAACATGTGTGGAGAATTGTCAAAGACCGCCCAATGTTTACTCCACAGTCCGCTGATCACTTTGTGGAGACAAAGAAGACGAGGCCTCAGAGTCAGGAGCAAGCATCACCTCCTCCAACCAAGATGTGAGTATAGACTTGGATTATGAAGATACTCGTCTAATGGGGCAGAAGGcagcaaaaagaaagggaaaagacaaAGTAAAATCGACCATGGAGGATCTGACACTAAACTACAACAATATTATCACAAAGTTCACTGAGTACACAAGCGTGAAGAAGTCCGAAGTTGATTTGAAACAAAAACAACTCGAAGTAGAGGAGATTAAGGCAAAAGCTGCATTGTCCAAATCTGAAGCTAAGAATCGTCGCTTGAAGTTGAAGGAGTATGAAATATTGAACAAAAACACTTCGTAAATGACAAAGGAGCagcttatcatacatgaatgTCTATGCAAAGATATTAGGTCGAGATGGAATATCTAAATTGTTTACTTAACGTTCATTTCCCAACTTTATAATTTTAGGTGTTCAGTTGTAATTTCATTTTCCTAACTTTATAATTTCATTTTCCTAACATTGTAATTTCGTTTTCTCacaaacatttattttatttaataaatatatttaaacaattaattttatttttgaaaaaataataaaaatttatttttaaacgtaaaattattattaaaaaataataataatttaaatattttaaaacatatttatttaatatgatataatgttAAAATGAGTGAGTGGACGGTGGGACCCATGAATAATGAGTATTAATTTTAAAAGGGATGTGGGTGAAAGAAGGATGTTGTTATAACGAGTATGTGGCAGTGGGGACCATGCTTTTTGGTGATGTGATAGGTGTTATAACACTAGAgcattgtggatgctcttagtTAAATCTCAAAATGAATATAAAATTACGATTTATTCTCTTAATTATCAACAGATCTTCCTGGGGAATAGATAAGGTCAACTCGCGCAAAAGCTCTAAAATCTGCAATAGTCACTACAAAAATAGTCGTGAATAATGATCGAATATTCCGTCGGCATTCCGACGGTATATGAGATTTCCGACGGAATACCAACGGAATTTTTGATAACGGGAAGAATTGGGTCGGCGCTCAATTTACCGACAGAAATTATATTCGGTCGGCAATTGCCGACGGAATTCATGAATTCTGTCGGTATATATTAACGATAGAAAACTTATCCCGTCGGCAAAGGACAAACAGAATGTAACGGAGGTTGTCGACTGAATAAAATTCAGTCGGGAAATCATCGACGGAAATGGTAATTCCGTCGGTGATCACAGACGGAATTTAATATTCGTCgacaattaccgacggaattcaaatattccgtcggtaactaCCGACGGAATTACCGTTTCCATCGGCAATTACCGACGGAGTCACTTTTTCCGTCGGTGATTTTCGACGGAACTACACATCCCGTCGACATTTTATCGTAAAGACCCTGTTGCAGTTCGATATATTCCCGACGGAATGTGGATTTTCGTCGGAAATTACAGACGGAATATTGAATTCCGTCGGCAATCTGtagtaaaaaatttgaaatctctACTCTGCATTTTCCACTTATCATATATACAGTTTTTATAcaataaaaatcatcacaaacgATGGTAACACAAACACAAGTCATACATCATTCACAATCCACACAATCAACAACCAACACAACATACAATATGCTCACAAACAAATGATAAAACTgtctaaaaaataatacaaaacatACTAATAAAACATAATTCAATACATCCAAAAGTAAAATATCAAGTACTGACAATCATAAACATTTAAAAGTATTGACAAGTGAAAGTCAAATATAAAATATCCAAACTTACCATAATACATCACCTacacatatatccaaatataattctgtaaaagtcaaatataaaagattataatcagactgaatcgatataaatgtaatatataactaaaaaattgtaatatataactaattttacatgtaataaaatatctagattatattgtagatatccaATGATAGTACGATGGTGAATGTATCAAAATGAACTCTTGAAAAATATAatacaatttaagataaatatctaagaatatccaaatagaataattatatttcacttaattaatgtatgataaattaaaactactACAATATACTTTAAGCATACAACTACTAAAATTGAGGATGATATGCCAACTATGGCTTGGTTATTGGTGTCAAGGATAGTTAATCAATCAAATAAGACATTGTTAGTAGATCAATAATCTAGCTTCTTTATTTTTTCTACTTCCAGTATCATGGTTAAAGTATGCAATAGCAACCCCTAATACACATATGAGACATGCATTCCATAACAAAATTTAGACTAGATGATTTCACACAAGAGAATAGAATAACAAATAGGATGATTgcactaagaaaaaaattaagttgtaATTAAACATACCTCAGAAAAATCTAATCATCAATAGGGTCTAATGGGTCtcgagtctcctgtgactcaataCCATGCTCTGACTGGGGCTCCTGTGACTGGGGTTGTTGTGATGGGTCCCATCTAGCAATGATTGCTTGCATCTGGGCCAATGCCTGCTCCTGAGCagcccacttcttctcccacctTTGATCCATGGTAGTTATCtgagtcttcaattcttggttttcttttcttaatgactccatctcagaagaagaagaagaagaggaactcacacgacccctaggagtcctcaagcgatcaaataccatCTTGGTCtgggagccaaggccgtagagggaggagttctttgtccttccacccacaacattATAATAAATTTCGTTTATTTCCTGGGTGaatagatcctgtgactcccctccccCTAGTGGTGGCTGAGATGCTTGAGCAACCCTGCTTATCATTTCCTCCTgtgtaaaaaaaaacacaattatTAAAGTTAACtaatcattattaaagattaaatataaattgcaagttaataattcaaaccccaatgttctttgaTTGAAGATCTACATATGTACCATCCTTTCTCTTGTAagttttaagaaatacctccaggcaagtgggttgtctttctaaagaacgctcctgcatgcacaaataaATTGGGTCACAAATATACAAGcttgttaataataaaaatttaatttacaaaatattaaattcAATTCACCAGATCTATAGCGTGCTCCACAATAGATCGCGATCCTGATGTATGCAGAGCAGATCCAGTACTCGGGCCACatggctctgtattcctattttctcgtgcttttagagcctttgtctGCCATCTTTCGGCAGACCAAGTGGCTGTCCATGCATTCCAAATCTCATCGGATACATAAGCTGGTCTAGTGTCATCCTTTCTCATATAATATAAAAGGTCTTTGTATAACTTGGCATAGTAGATATTCCAAGTCGCTACAAATTCTGCCTCGTGTCCATCCtctcatgtatattttttctataattagaaattaaaaatttagtatattaaagaataaatatattttacatattcaagttacttaccacaaattctttataataaaaatctttagTCTCActatctacatgtctccatgtagtaccaacaatgcagactctttctttaaattttcttgtaATGTATGTGGATACTCGATGGCCGTCAGGAGTAAATCTGCATATAAACAATTTTAAGACATaagatatatatttaaaaaaagaaCATTAATtactaataattaaaaaatacttatgactctccaacaaccctaagaaCTGTAGATCCACGAAGTGGTGGTGCTGGATGATCTGCCTGGTCTAGTGACGAGGATCAACTTGTATGCCCTCGTTATCTTCTTCCTTCTAACCTAGTCTAGTAGTTCAATCAtgataaatttagttagtttcattcactaGTCCTAAGATAATCGGTCTAGTCCCACAAAATTTTTCCATATTCTcattatcttcttccttctaaCCTCATCGAGTAGTTCAATGATGATAAATTCAGTTAGTTTCATTGACTAGTCCTGAGGTGATCAGTCCGAACTCATAAAATTTTTTCACTTGTTACCAAAGTAAATTGGGAAGCGAGCACGACAAGCAATCTAAAAGTCTAGTATCGTTTGGTTACACAtcccatttagaggaaaaattcctataaataacTTATAGTTAGGGATCGAACTGGGAGTACCTGACTAATAACCTAGATATTCTACCGCAATACCATAACCTTGGGGATAGTCGAGTAGTCGTTATCAATGGTAATGATTGTCACCCTAGTCGAGTGTGTCATGTAGGTTCTCAGTAGCGATAACAATGAAtatccaatatatatatatatatataacaaatataaattaagaactagTTTTTGGATAGTAACTTATCCTTCTCTCAAATAGAACCATTAATATGGAGCTGTATTTGGACGATGATTCAAAGTTGGATTTCTTTGCGTAGAATTAGCCAAATTAGACCACTCTAACTAAAAGTAGCCAAAGTTGACGTGAGTGATTTAGACAATGTAACTAGACACAATTCTCTTTGATTTGATCAAGAGGTACACAAGTTTGAATCATAAACCTATTGATCAATTTATATtgcatgaaaaaaaaatctatatagaTAAGTACATTCTTTGAAATAAAAGGAATAGATCAATCCATGTCTTCTCCCTTCACTTGAGTTTTGTTCATAGTTGTAGACTTACCTCCATGTTTATaatgcataaaaaaaattatattgagtGCACTTTGAAATAAATATGGATCAACTATTTCATCATATTTCTCCTCTCATCGATGATAAACAAAATCAAGTTCAATATGTTTTTAATGCAGTATACCTTTCTATCATGTGCTTGCCGATCGCCACCGATTTTTATCAAAATCGAGTATATAGTTGGTACAACAACAATCATCTCTCTACCGTGCTAATTAAGATTTGAACATCCTAATGTATTAAATATAACAATAATAACAATCAAATTATCTCACTAAGCAGGATTGATTATATTATATAGATCCTCCAATATATTCCTTGCACAAAGTGCACACCCACATGCACAACATTTTATGATTCAACTCTATCCTTTCTTGACTCGAATAACTTAGTGTATCAGCAACACTTTTAGGGTTAATACATGGGCTAGATTTGATAA
This region of Zingiber officinale cultivar Zhangliang chromosome 9A, Zo_v1.1, whole genome shotgun sequence genomic DNA includes:
- the LOC122021773 gene encoding copper transporter 6-like; translated protein: MDHGGGGMGGGGMTMNSTTTHYTAMTFFWGKNSEILFAGWPGTHGGMYALALITVFLLGLLVEWLDTLRLFHPPPAGKVCGGGGGGVTAGLGHTILHALRVGTAYLLMLAVMSFNGGVFIVAVTGRALGFLLFTRPALLKEATDCCP
- the LOC122019137 gene encoding glutathione S-transferase T3-like yields the protein MSHPYFTPSAVHGYGTPHTTGMSFTPSMSNEPATLIFVPETQLSDRESPIEVVNLEKAVSNAEGTKKRSSWTKVEDEVLVRSFVTISDDPIIDNDQKADAFWGRVASYYNENLPLSSNTRSTNVIRSHWHNTIQKKVYRFNANYNSIYSSYRSGHSDEDILRFVYEKYLSENNGVAFNLEHVWRIVKDRPMFTPQSADHFVETKKTRPQSQEQASPPPTKM